The Natator depressus isolate rNatDep1 chromosome 23, rNatDep2.hap1, whole genome shotgun sequence sequence TCCAACCCCTCTGGGGTTTTTAGAGCatgttggggcatgggagggacaTACTCTCTGAGACTTTTAGCCCTGGCTTGCACACATGAATAAATGACACCAAATGCGTGTCTAATACAGTGTGAATCCCCGCGGTACGTTACCGTAGAATACAGTCTAGAGAGCAGCATAAGCCAGGCCTCCTCTATATGAAATGTTAACGACTTGGCGGGTGCTTTTTATGTCACCTGCTGTAAAACTGGACAACTAGCTAGCTGAGTGGACGTACCCCCCAGAAGACCTCAGCATCCCCCCCgcggttgagagccactgccgtAGAGGCTGGCGAAAAAAGAAAAGCCAGGGAAATTCTAAACCTGGGGCTCATAGgctcctagactttaaggtcagaagggaccattgtgattgtctagtctgacctcctgcacgacgcaggccacagaatctcacccacccactcctgtaacaaacccctgacctgtatcagagctactgaagtcctcaaatcgtggtttaaagacatcaaggtgcagagaatcctccagcaagtgacccctgccccacactgcagaggaaggcgaaaaaaccccagggcctctgcccatctgccctggaggaaaattccttccccaccccaaatatgacgatcagctcaaccctgagcatatgggcaagactcactagccagacacccaggaaggtattctctgtagtaactcagatcccaccccatctaacatcccatcagggCCCAGGATCGTGGCCAGAGGCCTCAGCTAAGCAGGGAAGATGGGACTGAATCTCCAGCATCTGGCCCCTGGGACCTGACGTTGACTGAATTGCTTTTCCAGCTAGTGTCCAGCTCTCCCCGCTGTTCACCCCCTACCCCGTCTCGCTCCATTTCTCTGCAGCTTTCTCCCCACCTGCATTGCTCCTGTCTCCCGCATGCGTCCTGCGCTCTTTCGGCTCCGCACtggtgctgtggggtggggttttttgtgctCAGCAACGAACTAGGTAGGGGAGCCTGTCTGATGTGGTGTCCCTGCCTGGGGGTCGCATTGACAGCAGGTTGAGTAGTGAGGTGTTTGAACCGTGGCGGATTTCAGGGTCTTCTCCCGGCCTCGCGCCCCAGCTCAGTCTCTCAGGGAAAGCTTGCGACTGCCAAAGTCTTTCTCCTTTCCCCGTTTTCTCGTGTTGTAATAAAGCTCTGATCTCGGTTCTTCTCTCTGTCCTttcacactctgtctctctcgaGCTGTGTTTCTGTCTCTCGCCTctccctgctctgtccctccctcccgcGGCTGGTTCCTGGCGGGAGTCCAGGCCCCTCGGCGCAGGACATTACAGCGAGGTCAACCCCCTAGCGGCTCCACCCAGGCCTGTCTTGGTGTTTGCAGGCGGgcgcagcccccactgccctgtgccaCCTGGGAGCAGGACCCAGCTCATGGCAGGATGGGGCGGGTGAGATGTAGGGTCCCCCCCACAAGCTGCCCCAGTCGTATGGAGCAGGAAAGCCACACGGTCAACCGGGATAGACCTGTCCTTGGTGTAGGGCTCCTGGCTGCATCGCTCCCCGTCAGTGCCCCATCCCGGCGGGGTttgccccccagccccatggcccTCAGGTGCCCGCCGCCGTGAGGTTGCCTCTGTGGGCCCAGAGGCTCAGACCCTGGGGAATTGAGAGCATGGAGGGCTTTACTCCCTTCTGCCCCCGTGGGGTCACTGACAGCAGTCCCGTCCCCCCACCCTGCATTCAGGGTGTGGCCTTTctcatcctgcccccccccccagcacttcctgctTTGTGGGTTGTTTCACAGTGGGCCAggccggctgggggggctgtaTGTGTGACAAACCCTCGGGCAAAGGCAAGGGAGGGGGGGCGATGCAGGGACCCCTCGGGATCTTTCTCCCCTTTGCTCGCCCGGCTGCCTACGCTATGTCTCCCTCGCTTTAGCTCCAGCCCGTTCGCCCCCCGCTTGCTCGCCTGCGATGGTGCGTGTCCTTCGCTGACTGAGCCCTGCTCTCTCCTGGCGTCTCCTCCCAGCGCCGGCCATGCAGCCCGCTCGCCCTCCGGCACGCGCCTCTCCGCTCCAGTCCCTCTCCCGTGCCTGCTCGCCCGCACGCTAGCCCCGACACGCACCCTTTTTGCTCGTCCAGCCTGTCTCTTGCTCTCTGTGCCCTCACCCATCCCCGCCTTTGCTCACCCTGCCGGTCTGGCTCGTTTCTGGCCACACAGCGCTGGCTACACCGGCGCTTAAATCAGCCGTGATGTAGCCTGGCCTTGGTCTCGCTTGCTCTCCCCTTCGCTTGCCAGGCTGCTCAGATGCGCTCACTCGTTTGCTCGTCCTGCCACGTTCTCGCtcttgcccctgctccacctTTTACTGACCCCTGGCCTCACGCCTTTGCCGGCCTGGCGTTTCGCTCTCTGTCTTCGGTGCTGCTGTTTGCTTGCCCGGCAGCCCGCTCTCGTTCGCTCTCGCATGCTGGCCCCTTTGCACACCCAGCGACGCACTCGCTCGCTCGCCTCTGCTTGCTGCGCTCTCTTCCCCTGCTTGCCGCTCGCTCTCCTCCGCTTGCTCTTTACTTGCCTCGCCCTTGGctggctctctctctgtctctgctcccGTTTGCTCCCCCCGCTGCTCGGTCTTTCTCTCTTGCTCTACTGTTGCGCCCTATCTTGCTGGCCCCTTTGCTTACCTGCCCCCTGCATGCTCGCTCGCTTTCTCCTGTTGTGCTCTTCCTCTTTTGCTCGCTTGCTCGGCCCTTTTGCTCGTCCCGCCTTGCTGCGctcgctttctctctctctctgtctcgctCCTGGCTCCCTTTGAAAGCGGGAGGGTTGTTCCCACTGGCTTCTTCACAAAAACATAAGCGCAGAATTCACGTCCCCCGCGGactttccttcccctgccccgTAGAATAACCCATTCGGCCGGGGAGGCGCTGCAGTGACACCTTTCGCTcaccaggggctggagcagcagctgcggCAAGGGAGGGGGCACGTTGGCCTTGTCGCGCCCCCCCCGGCAGAATTGATTATTCTACGGGGCGGGGAAAAgaaaatctgcgggggacatgaattctgtgccgctgtttcttttttctctcctcgCCAGGCCCCGTCTTTCGCTTGCTTGCGCCTCTTTGCACGCTGTCTTGCTCGCTTCGTCTCACCCCTTTTGCCCAGCGGACAGAGTCAGGGCCCATTTTCAGGCGCTGCTCGAAGCCGACGGCGGGCGAGCGCTCTTAATTAATCCGCCCCCGACGAGCGGTGGTAGCTGGGTCAGTGGGAGAAGCTTGGGTCGGTCCACACCGGCGCTTGGGTCGGTGTACCTTAGGGCATtcggggtgtgggtgtgtggctTTGCCGCATCCCTGAGCGACTTGTTACACCCacctaagctgtagtgtagacatggccgcACTGGGTCCCCCAGCTGGCTGGTCAGGGGCGTTCTGGGTAAGGGCTGCtatttggggagaggggggctggtCCAGGGGTGTAGTATTTAGGGACTGGGGCTGCTTATTTCACCTCCTCCCTTGTTCCCGGTTCTAGGAGCGTCTCTGCATCTCATCTTCCTGCTTGGCAGCTcgttttctccctccctgctctcggTCCCTGATACATCACCCTGCTCCATGACTGTTCCCCATGTCAACCCCGtctctagtgtgtgtgtgtgggagggggcggggggcggttTGCAAGCCTGTTCCCTTCTGCGGTAGTCGCATCAGGAGCCCTGGGCTGCCAGCTGCGGCCAGATTTTTAGCACCGTGTACATTAGAGAGGGCCTGTGCAAAGCTGGGGGACAGTGGGCTTTAAATGTGGGTGGCAGCCGGTATCCCAGTGCAGCCAGCAGGTTGCATAAGGGGTCCGGTGCTAGCAGAGGATTCGCCCGATAGTGCTGCAGGGGGGCCGTATGAAGACAGGGCCAGGCTCGGCCCTAGAGGCAGGGGCAAACCTGAGTCTGTGAACTGGTCCCATTCTTCCGAAAGGACAGTTCCTCACGCAGGCGTTGCCGCTGATCAAACTCCCACAGTTCCTTTCTGGCTGCTTCAACATGCTGCCAATGACAAAAACAATGCATTTCGGACAGtgctttgttttcccccccctcTGTGtctttgcaacccccccccagccagctgcCTGTAGGTACTTGTGGAAAATGACCCTCTGCTGGGGCCTTGAGTATTTGATAGAAATCCGTATTGTACCGTATCGAAAGGCACAATGATGGGCAGGTCTCTGTTAAACGCTCCTTGATGTCCGGTGACATGATTTGGTCCCAAGGAGGGAACCTGTTTCTGGCTCCCGATTTCTCCTCATGCTGCACTTGGTTTttcatccctcctgcccccccaataaAGTTTTCTGTTTCACTGGGAAGTGGTGGGTCATGTTTTTAATCAGGCCAGGCCAGCTTCAAGTTTAATGTGGATTTGAATCATGAACACGCTAACAACCCTACAGGTCAACGGGCACTTTTGATGCTGTCATGTATCAGCCATTGGCACCCCCTTCCCGTCCAACCCCAGGACTCACCTAGGCAGTTCTACTGAGAATTTGGGTGCCCAGTTTTAGGGACAGAGGCAACAAGGGGGTGCCAGAATAGTGCTTGTTCTGTGCAAACCTCACCCTTGGGAGCCTGTACTGCCAGGGGCTCACCAGGggacccagcccttccccactgtGCTATGCTTCCAAGTGTCTCAGACTCCCCTCCATTGCACCAGGCCATTCAGCCACCTTCCTGGGCCCCCAGGGACATAGGAGCTCCCCCCAGTGCCTGGTGGAGGAACCAGGGGAgtgagggggtggagcagagcctGGCAGCCACCCCCAGCAGCTCAGGTGGGAGTATGGAAAAGCCAAGGGAGCTCTGGGTGCAGCCAAAGCTCCTAGGTGCTGGGGCAAAACAACCCCTCACCAGCTGCTTTAAGAGGTTTCATAGCAGCACAAATGTAACCAGAGGCAGAGTTTGAATTTCCTGGGTCTGGAAGGAACTGACCCACGGAGTGCGCAGGAAGCTAGGTGCAGCTGCAGGATCAGTGGCTGGACCAGGTCCCAGAGGGAACAGATTCCCACTGCACGGATGTGCCAACAGGGTAGCATATCCCAGTCAGCAGAATGTGGATCTCTGGGTAGCATATAGGACTAATGTTTTGCAGGGACAGAGTGAACTACTGTAGAGAACTGTGAATAGTAAATAACAGGCGCAAAAGCACACCAGAGACTCCTGAAGAAGTAGCAATAAAGCATTAATTGTGCACTGGATTTGCAGCATTTAAGAAACCTATTTAACCAGAAAAAGCTCAATACAAACAGGGTGTAATCCTGTAAAGCCAGCCAGACCTGTAATTTACACACAAACCCCACaaccctcccccctgcccagtcCGAGCAAACCCAGCTCTTTCCGTGTACCGGTGGGTGGCCCTTAAAAGGACCTTAGAAAAGTTAAATGAGTTTTTGGGGTTAAGAACCGACTCAGCCTCCGAAGCCGTACAGGGTGCGCCCCTGGCGTTTCAGGGCGTACACCACATCCATGGCAGTCACCGTCTTCCGCTTGGCGTGCTCGGTGTAAGTCACCGCGTCCCGAATCACGTTCTCCAGGAAAACCTTCAGCACCCCGCGGGTCTCCTCGTAGATCAGCCCCGAGATGCGCTTCACCCCGCCGCGGCGAGCCAAGCGGCGGATCGCAGGCTTCGTAATGCCCTGGATATTATCCCGCAGCACTTTGCGATGTCTCTTAGCGCcacctttccccagccccttaCCACCCTTTCCGCGTCCAGACATCTTGATAACACAGAACGAATATCACCACTGCTATGCAAAGGAATTGACGGCCTGCGAGGGTTTATATAGCACAGAGTCCGACCTGAGTGAAAACTGCAGTCACCCCTTGCGTCTCCCTCCCCTCGCCCTGACAGAAGGACGCTTCCGGCTCTCACCAATGAGAGACGGCGGCCTTCGCCTCTCAGCCAATCAGAACACCGCGGGTaattttaaattcaaaaagcGGAGTTTGGCGCTCGAGTGTGGCACAGCGAGAAGCGGCAAACAGGGTTGGGAGGCAAAGCCCCTTCATGCCCCCCCCAAAAGCTGTAGGGGACGGAGAGGTTTATTTCTCACTGACCAGCACCCAAAGCCGGTGAGCCACCATCCCTGCACCCCCCGCACTTCAGTGGCTGTGGAGACCCCCCGCTTTTGAATATTTACCTATTGCACACTTGGAAATAAAAACCAATTTAATTTCCTTCCCCACAGAGGCTCGTGCAGGTCAGCTCCCCGGGGCCCCAGCTCACAGTTGGACTACACAGTGCACAAATCGCTCCCCGATTTCTCTCCCTCGCCTTTTTTCCTCCCTGCGCCTCCCGAGGAGGGGGGTGATCGATTTCCTGCTTTCAAACGCTTTGTTATTGGTGCATTAGAAACCGGGCATTTTACTGGTGCTTTGTCCCTCGTCCTGGGGCGACTCCAGACCCGGGGGTTTTGCGGGAATCAAAGGTGGAAATTCAGGCTCCCGCCTTGAGAGGTTTTTacacagtgttgccagctctcatgagtCTTTTGTCATGAGTCTGGttattattgttttccttaaagccccccctccccaagttcctctcagcccccctgcccagcccagccgtCAAGGGGACAATgggatgatttcagccttcattcttaaagaaaaaataagtttgtAGCTTTTGTGCGTGTGGAGGAATATAAGAAGggccagactggctcagaccaaaggtccatctagcccagtgtcctgtcttcccacagtggccaatgccaggtgccctagaaggaatgaacagaactgataatcatcaagtgatccatcccctgccgcccgttcccagcttctggcaaacagaggctcgggcccccatccctgcccctcctggctaatagtcattgacgACCCTAGGAAGCCGCAAAATGTGacgccccacctcccctgcacccgCAAGGCTCAAAAAGCTGAAGACAAACAAACATTCTCTTATTTTTACATGATTTTAAAGCCCATCCCGTGCTCTGAGGTGACTCCGGCTTTTTGAACAGTTGGGGCTGGTCAGACTGAGGTCACCAAGATTGGCCTTCTCGCTGATATTTCTCTCCGTTGGGGTGAGCGGCTTCCTTGGGGCGGACAGGCTTGAAGTTCCCTAGGCGGACCGGAGCTGCCACATAGTCGCAAACGGgagatttccctccctcccccggtcCAGTTTTGGCGCCGTTTTTGTACGAAAGGCAAACTAGCTGCTCCCCTTCCAGGCTCCGGGTTCCCCGAGCCCTCAAATCCGGCTTTAGAAAGGCAGATTTAATGGAGATAAATAACCAGCTGAGGAGACAGGAAAATAAACAGCTCTTCCCCGtccaagggaagcagagagaagtTGGTTTAGGATAGAATTCATTCAGCCTACCCCGGTAAGTCtggtattaaaacaaaaaaacggGTTTATTTGGTCTAGGAACGACCATCCATAGAACACACTGGGTTTCAGGCATGAAAGGAATAAAGATGGGAGCTCTTCCGCAGCTGTGTAAAATGTGAAGACTTCTCCCTCTGTGTCCTTTCCGTGCTCATTCACCCTCGCTTGCTTAGTAAGAAACGTGTGTCAGCCAGGACCGAGGGTTTTGCAGTTCCTGTTCAGAGTTTGCTTGTACAAGCTACATGTATTTAACCAATGCATATTCTAAGTAGCTAAGAAAAaagtagctaagaaaaaaaaaaacactttttatattcaCAGCAGTTAGAAGGCCCTTATTAGCTAGGTTTACCCCAGATCCGCTTACACGATGCGCTTTACTAGGTGTTAAGCTCAAGGAAAGTAATTAACATCTACCTTACATAGTCAAGGCGTGTTTTAAGGGATTGTGCGTTTTAGCTATTTTCTGCTAATGAAACAGTGATTGAAGCTCTCACTGAGAAAGTGGGTGGCTCTTAAAAGAGCCTTTGGGTTTTAGGTGTCAGACTTCCCGGAGGGAGCACAGCCTCTGCTTACTTGGAGCTGGTGTACTTGGTCACAGCCTTGGTGCCCTCAGACACGGCATGTTTGGCCAGCTCCCCGGGCAGCAGCAGGCGCACGGCGGTCTGGATCTCCCGGGAGGTGATGGTGGAGCGCTTGTTATAATGCGCCAGGCGGGACGCCTCCCCAGCAATGCGCTCGAAGATGTCGTTGACGAAGGAATTCATGATGCCCATGGCCTTGGAGGAGATGCCGGTGTCGGGGTGAACCTGCTTCAGCACCTTATAGACATAGATGGAGTAACTCTCCTTCCTGGTCTTGCGCCGCTTCTTGTCCCCTTTTTTCTGGGTCTTGGTCACCGCTTTTTTGGAGCCCTTCTTGGGCGCGGGAGCGGACTTGGCTGGCTCAGGCATCCTGAAAACTGCAAGGAACGTACAAATCGCAATACTACACGCGGTCCCGGTGGCCCTTTCTTTATAGCGCCCCTATGTAAATGAGGTAGCCTAATTTTTGCTTTCCTATTGGCTGATAGCAAGTAAGACGTCAACCCCGCGGCATACCCAGCAGCAAAGAACGCAGACTCTAATTTCTTGCACTTCTTATTGGATAGCCACAGCATCTTCTCTTCCCATTGGCTAGGTGGAGAAGTCGCTTTTTCATTGGGTGATACAGGCAGAGCCAATCAGATGTCGCGCGGCTCATCTGCCCGAGGCTATAAAAGGCAGGGCCCGCATAATTTTAAGTGTTGGATGGCAAAGGGGTGTTAATAGTTGTATTGTGCAGTGTCGTGATGTCGGGCCGTGGAAAGCAGGGAGGCAAAGCTCGGGCTAAGGCCAAGTCTCGCTCTTCTCGGGCGGGGTTGCAGTTTCCAGTGGGCCGTGTGCACCGGCTTTTGCGCAAGGGGAACTATGCGGAGCGTGTGGGCGCGGGCGCTCCCGTTTACATGGCCGCGGTGCTGGAGTATCTGACTGCTGAAATCTTGGAGCTGGCTGGCAACGCCGCCCGGGACAACAAGAAAACCCGCATCATCCCCCGCCACTTGCAGCTGGCTATCCGCAACGACGAGGAGCTGAACAAGCTGCTGGGCAAAGTCACCATCGCCCAGGGTGGGGTCCTGCCCAACATCCAGGCGGTGCTGCTGCCCAAGAAAACCGAGAGCCACAAAGCTAAGGGCAAGTGAGAAGGCTGTTAGTATTCGAATTATCTGAACCCAAAGGCTCTTTTAAGAGCCACCCACGAGTTCAAAAAGAGCTGTTAATCTTGGAAAATGATACGAGAGATGAAAAAACATAAG is a genomic window containing:
- the LOC141976348 gene encoding histone H4, whose protein sequence is MSGRGKGGKGLGKGGAKRHRKVLRDNIQGITKPAIRRLARRGGVKRISGLIYEETRGVLKVFLENVIRDAVTYTEHAKRKTVTAMDVVYALKRQGRTLYGFGG
- the LOC141976320 gene encoding histone H2B 8, whose amino-acid sequence is MPEPAKSAPAPKKGSKKAVTKTQKKGDKKRRKTRKESYSIYVYKVLKQVHPDTGISSKAMGIMNSFVNDIFERIAGEASRLAHYNKRSTITSREIQTAVRLLLPGELAKHAVSEGTKAVTKYTSSK
- the LOC141976266 gene encoding histone H2A type 2-C-like, which gives rise to MSGRGKQGGKARAKAKSRSSRAGLQFPVGRVHRLLRKGNYAERVGAGAPVYMAAVLEYLTAEILELAGNAARDNKKTRIIPRHLQLAIRNDEELNKLLGKVTIAQGGVLPNIQAVLLPKKTESHKAKGK